A DNA window from Callospermophilus lateralis isolate mCalLat2 chromosome X, mCalLat2.hap1, whole genome shotgun sequence contains the following coding sequences:
- the LOC143638989 gene encoding regucalcin-like, with amino-acid sequence MPEASAPGVWEPGQGSLYTLYADRSMVRQLDELGIPNGLDWSLDHHTLYHVDGLDYSVRAYDYDVQTGGLANPRLVCQLEPEQGMPDGLFMDTTGTLWVACIDGGRVIRMDAETGTRLCTPEMPVSRVMSCCFGGADYSDLYVTSAADSLSPEQLLQEPQAGHVFKVLGLGVRGLASCHFSG; translated from the exons ATGCCAGAGGCGTCCGCCCCAGGAGTGTGGGAGCCGGGGCAGGGCTCCCTGTACACACTCTATGCTGACCGCTCCATGGTCAGACAGCTGGACGAGCTGGGCATCCCCAACGGGCTGGACTGGTCCCTGGACCATCACACTCTCTACCACGTGGATGGCCTGGACTACTCTGTGCGGGCCTATGACTACGACGTGCAGACAGGAGGCCTGG CAAACCCACGACTGGTGTGCCAGCTGGAGCCAGAGCAAGGCATGCCAGATGGGCTGTTCATGGACACCACGGGGACACTCTGGGTGGCCTGCATTGATGGAGGCAGGGTGATCCGCATGGACGCCGAGACAG GGACGCGGCTGTGCACCCCGGAGATGCCAGTGTCCAGGGTGATGTCCTGCTGTTTCGGGGGGGCTGACTACTCCGACCTGTACGTGACCTCTGCAGCGGACAGCCTGAGTCCAGAGCAGCTGTTGCAGGAGCCGCAGGCAGGACACGTCTTCAAG GTCCTGGGCCTGGGGGTGAGAGGCCTTGCATCCTGCCACTTCTCTGGCTGA